Proteins from a single region of Belliella baltica DSM 15883:
- a CDS encoding MBL fold metallo-hydrolase: protein MLQIKSFTFNPFMENTFLLFDETKEAVILDPGCYEKAEKETLKNFISKEGLNIKYLINTHCHIDHVLGNAYIKRQYNVPLLMHKNEVVVLKSVSSYASNYGFPAYEETEPDKFIDENDQIEFGNMTLKIKFVPGHAPGHLIFYNLDSNICIAGDTLFQGSIGRTDLPGGDHLTLLNAIKTEMFTLPETMTIYPGHGPETNIGFEKINNPFVGERAKF from the coding sequence ATGTTACAAATTAAATCATTTACCTTCAATCCTTTCATGGAAAACACATTCCTACTTTTTGATGAAACTAAAGAGGCTGTCATACTTGATCCAGGTTGTTACGAAAAAGCCGAAAAAGAAACCTTAAAAAATTTCATCTCTAAAGAAGGGCTAAACATCAAATACTTAATCAATACCCATTGTCATATTGACCATGTTTTAGGAAATGCTTACATAAAAAGACAATACAATGTCCCGCTCCTCATGCATAAAAATGAAGTAGTTGTGCTGAAATCAGTTTCTTCCTATGCTTCCAATTATGGATTCCCTGCCTACGAAGAGACAGAGCCGGATAAATTTATTGATGAAAATGACCAAATTGAATTTGGTAATATGACGCTAAAGATCAAATTTGTCCCAGGGCATGCACCTGGTCATTTAATATTTTATAATTTAGATTCAAATATTTGCATAGCAGGTGACACCCTATTTCAAGGAAGCATTGGGCGAACAGATCTTCCAGGTGGAGATCATCTAACTTTACTAAATGCCATCAAAACTGAAATGTTTACCTTGCCAGAAACAATGACAATTTATCCAGGACATGGGCCAGAAACAAACATTGGCTTTGAGAAAATCAATAATCCTTTTGTAGGAGAAAGAGCAAAGTTTTGA
- the pssA gene encoding CDP-diacylglycerol--serine O-phosphatidyltransferase, whose protein sequence is MIKKHIPNAITSLNLLSGMMGIYYVLSGKIEYGAYFIFLAAVFDFLDGFVARILRVHSEIGKQLDSLADLVTFGVLPSFIIFQWIKDLSDAEYLPFFAFLIGIFSALRLAKFNVDTRQTDRFIGVPTPANALLISTLPFLVHKFPIVENLIANPYTLIGIALVMSFLLVAEIPLIALKFKNYEFQKNLFRYITLGIGFVCLITLGLAGIPIIIISYIALSVLEGVIYSNEGKV, encoded by the coding sequence ATGATCAAAAAACATATCCCTAACGCAATCACAAGTTTGAATCTCCTCTCAGGGATGATGGGGATTTATTATGTTCTTTCCGGAAAAATTGAATATGGCGCATATTTTATTTTTTTGGCAGCAGTTTTTGATTTTTTAGATGGATTTGTAGCGAGAATCTTGAGAGTTCATAGTGAGATCGGCAAGCAACTAGATTCATTAGCTGATTTGGTAACTTTTGGAGTATTACCTTCATTTATAATTTTCCAATGGATCAAAGACCTTTCAGATGCCGAGTATCTTCCCTTTTTTGCATTTTTAATAGGGATATTTTCAGCCCTTCGACTTGCTAAATTCAATGTAGACACAAGGCAGACTGATCGCTTCATTGGAGTTCCAACACCTGCCAATGCCCTACTGATAAGCACACTTCCGTTTTTAGTCCATAAATTTCCAATAGTTGAAAATTTGATCGCAAACCCATATACTTTAATCGGAATAGCTTTAGTTATGTCTTTCCTTTTGGTTGCTGAGATTCCGCTTATTGCTCTTAAATTCAAGAATTATGAATTCCAAAAAAACCTCTTTAGATACATTACTTTGGGTATTGGGTTTGTTTGTTTAATAACTTTAGGTTTGGCTGGAATACCCATTATAATTATTTCTTATATTGCACTTTCTGTATTGGAGGGAGTGATCTATAGTAATGAAGGCAAAGTTTAA
- a CDS encoding PD40 domain-containing protein: MKNKIFYYTLLFGLIMPVFVATAQFDQERFGKNRVQHKDIEWYYFSSNNFEVYYYDGGVNNARMAIDYLENEFDRLTQLIGYVAYTKPKIFIYNSPEELLQSNLNLNKDEYTVDGQTFFSKLLGEVAYTGTWEAFKKDLIYSTSKVIIEEMLYGATIADAFQSNLINSFPDWYIEGVAMYLAHGWNREMDDFIRHYFVEDKKQKVHRLQEKEAALVGQSIWNFIAEKYGRRYISSILNLSRINRNEENSIANTIGLNYKIFTEQWQQFYVQTNESVLTTFKDFNQNNVVNRTKSGELGKINDIKFSPDGKHLAYVINKGGKYKVQVQEVATKRERTILSGGTRSADQPANLTSPVIAWRDTLNLAIATYKRGTTSLILRAIDGSNQDKIFLRNITQILSLDYNSTGRNMVVSAISNGKTDVFSLNVRGVGKRLTNDAFDNIDPIFLNDSTIVFSSNFTELPDSVLTRYPDVRKLPDYFNLYKIDITDSTEVISKLTNSNFINVKPTVLNSNFILHLSDQSGIMNLMRMSANGAISSQVSSFDKSIEAFDYSSRLNRVAYSYRDGNQSYLVVEPFNNTDQFTPSIPRIQIQQAKTLNERITNRRLEQQETRVEPRDSRTGITQKSEEVKRDSTLNIKLEDLIVGGNQQRAVSNSQAKVTAVSNDTIPVTGNMTGSINTERLRFERRGGIDTENYTFDTVPALVQPTNSLSQLQSRNNLLDKFRSQSMRRMVTGPQKMTPQFITSSLKTTFVVDPLRGFGASLNGKMSDLLENHLFEGGIMTTLDFRSGSDIFFDYQYLKQRIDLRGRFDRRTIQVTEGDLTFQKYTLTKTELGFSYPFNVHSRVMVAPFFAKSQYFNLNSDSILRGVVPEQNRFDVNYTGAKVEFVVDKTQQLGLYMQEGLKGKIGAVHYQGLNNSERSFTNAYLDLRNYQKIHKNITFATRLFGGTFFGQNPQTYLVGGMDNWLFNQFYRPPTNRPEASPVRNSGGFENSNILFAEFVDLRGYNYDEIRGRNVITFSSELRIPLFSYLSRGNITSNFIKNFQLVAFYDVGTSWNESPPWERVNDQNTEVIDTEGSPFLITLNNFNNPWLQSYGAGIRTVLLNYYVKFDLARPIRNYETDDLKFYVTLGYNF, from the coding sequence ATGAAAAATAAGATTTTCTACTACACATTGCTTTTTGGGCTGATAATGCCCGTATTTGTTGCTACTGCTCAGTTTGATCAAGAGAGATTTGGAAAGAATAGGGTTCAGCATAAAGATATTGAGTGGTATTATTTCAGTTCAAATAACTTTGAAGTCTATTATTATGATGGTGGCGTCAATAATGCTAGAATGGCTATTGATTATTTAGAAAATGAATTTGATCGTCTAACGCAGCTCATTGGGTATGTTGCGTACACAAAGCCAAAAATTTTCATCTATAATTCACCTGAAGAACTTTTGCAGAGTAATTTGAACCTTAACAAGGATGAATACACAGTAGATGGGCAGACTTTTTTTAGCAAACTTCTTGGAGAGGTAGCTTACACAGGGACTTGGGAAGCCTTCAAAAAGGATTTAATTTATAGCACATCTAAGGTTATTATAGAAGAGATGCTCTATGGAGCTACTATAGCTGATGCATTTCAATCAAATTTGATTAATAGTTTTCCAGATTGGTATATTGAAGGTGTAGCAATGTATCTAGCACATGGTTGGAATAGAGAAATGGATGATTTTATCAGACATTATTTTGTAGAAGATAAGAAGCAAAAAGTTCATAGACTTCAAGAAAAAGAAGCAGCTCTAGTCGGTCAATCAATCTGGAATTTTATCGCTGAAAAATATGGGAGGAGGTACATTTCAAGTATTTTGAATCTAAGTAGGATAAATAGAAATGAAGAAAATAGCATAGCTAATACAATAGGTCTCAATTACAAGATTTTTACAGAGCAATGGCAGCAGTTTTATGTTCAAACAAATGAATCTGTATTGACTACTTTTAAAGATTTTAATCAAAATAATGTTGTCAATAGAACTAAGTCAGGAGAGTTAGGAAAAATTAATGATATCAAGTTTAGTCCTGACGGAAAGCATTTGGCTTATGTAATCAATAAAGGTGGTAAATATAAAGTCCAAGTTCAAGAAGTAGCGACGAAGAGAGAGCGAACGATTTTATCTGGAGGAACACGTTCCGCTGATCAACCTGCTAACTTAACCAGTCCAGTAATTGCATGGAGAGATACTTTAAATCTAGCAATTGCAACATACAAAAGAGGAACTACATCCTTGATTTTAAGAGCTATTGATGGGTCAAATCAGGATAAAATCTTTCTGAGAAATATCACACAGATTTTAAGTTTAGATTACAATTCTACTGGTAGAAATATGGTTGTTTCAGCCATTTCAAACGGAAAAACAGATGTCTTTTCTCTAAATGTTCGAGGTGTAGGAAAGCGTCTCACCAATGATGCTTTTGACAATATAGATCCAATATTTTTAAATGATTCAACTATTGTTTTTTCATCAAACTTTACTGAGCTTCCAGACTCTGTTTTGACAAGATATCCAGATGTAAGGAAGCTACCAGATTATTTTAATCTGTATAAAATAGATATCACAGATTCTACCGAAGTAATATCAAAATTGACCAATAGCAATTTTATTAATGTTAAACCAACAGTCTTAAATTCAAATTTCATACTTCACCTGAGTGATCAAAGTGGAATTATGAACTTGATGAGAATGAGTGCCAATGGAGCGATTTCCAGTCAAGTGTCTTCTTTTGATAAAAGTATAGAAGCGTTCGACTATTCTTCAAGATTAAATAGGGTAGCGTATTCTTACCGAGACGGAAATCAAAGTTACCTAGTAGTTGAGCCTTTCAACAATACAGACCAATTTACTCCTAGTATTCCTCGAATTCAAATTCAACAAGCTAAAACTCTTAACGAAAGGATTACAAACCGAAGATTAGAACAACAAGAAACTCGAGTTGAGCCTAGAGATTCTAGAACAGGGATTACTCAAAAGTCTGAGGAAGTTAAAAGAGATTCAACTTTAAACATCAAGCTAGAAGATCTTATTGTAGGTGGGAATCAGCAAAGAGCTGTGAGTAATTCTCAGGCCAAAGTGACAGCAGTAAGTAATGATACCATTCCAGTAACGGGCAACATGACTGGTAGTATCAATACAGAGCGATTAAGATTTGAAAGAAGAGGTGGAATAGATACCGAGAATTACACGTTTGATACAGTTCCTGCTTTGGTTCAGCCTACTAATAGTCTTTCTCAACTTCAATCAAGAAATAATTTACTAGATAAATTTAGAAGTCAAAGTATGAGAAGAATGGTTACTGGTCCTCAAAAAATGACACCACAATTTATTACCAGTAGTTTAAAGACCACGTTTGTAGTTGATCCGTTGAGAGGTTTTGGTGCTAGCTTGAATGGTAAGATGTCCGATTTACTAGAAAACCATCTTTTTGAAGGAGGGATAATGACTACCTTAGATTTTAGGTCAGGGAGTGACATTTTCTTTGATTATCAATACTTGAAACAAAGGATAGATTTGAGAGGCAGGTTTGATCGTAGGACGATTCAGGTGACTGAGGGCGATTTGACTTTCCAAAAATATACGCTTACAAAAACTGAATTGGGCTTTTCTTATCCTTTCAATGTTCATAGTAGGGTGATGGTAGCACCATTTTTCGCCAAGAGTCAATATTTTAATTTAAATTCAGATTCAATTTTAAGAGGAGTAGTTCCTGAACAAAATAGGTTTGATGTCAATTATACTGGCGCTAAAGTGGAGTTTGTAGTGGATAAAACTCAGCAGCTTGGCTTGTATATGCAAGAGGGTTTGAAAGGGAAAATAGGAGCTGTGCATTATCAAGGGTTAAATAACAGTGAGCGATCCTTTACTAATGCTTATTTGGATTTAAGAAATTATCAGAAAATTCACAAGAACATAACATTTGCTACAAGATTATTTGGAGGAACTTTCTTTGGTCAAAATCCCCAAACTTATCTTGTTGGTGGAATGGATAATTGGCTTTTTAATCAATTTTACAGGCCTCCTACAAACAGGCCAGAAGCATCTCCAGTGAGAAATTCAGGAGGATTTGAAAATTCAAATATTCTTTTTGCTGAATTTGTTGATTTGAGAGGTTATAATTATGATGAGATCCGAGGACGAAATGTAATTACTTTTTCTTCTGAATTGAGAATTCCGTTATTTTCATACTTATCGAGAGGAAATATTACATCAAACTTCATTAAAAATTTCCAATTGGTCGCGTTCTATGATGTAGGCACTTCGTGGAATGAATCCCCACCTTGGGAGCGTGTGAATGATCAGAATACTGAGGTGATTGATACAGAAGGATCCCCTTTCTTGATTACGCTAAACAATTTTAACAACCCTTGGCTTCAAAGTTATGGAGCAGGTATTAGGACAGTTTTGTTGAATTATTATGTAAAGTTTGATTTAGCGCGCCCAATTAGAAACTACGAAACAGACGATTTGAAATTTTATGTTACCTTAGGGTATAATTTCTAA
- a CDS encoding NAD(P)/FAD-dependent oxidoreductase, whose amino-acid sequence MEVDFLLIGQGLAGTILSYRLIKEGYSVRIIDEPQANNSSRVAAGLYNPVTGRKMVKTWNADLLFPEIEPLYEELEGFLESKFLYKKPIYRPFLNIEEQNEWMGNSEDEKFRVYLKKIQTNPLYEEVKNDFGGVILTNSGYLDINTLLDSYSKFLKQKNALEEAYFDESKLIIANEKIQYNDISAKGVIYCNGLGTMKSKYFSFLPFSPVKGEILDLKQDFQPEEIINRGVFRISLPNGLVRVGSTYSWHDLDQGPTERAKIELYERLENLVRVKEKKLIDHKTGIRPATKDRRPLLGKHPDHESVYVFNGFGAKGVSLVPYYSKMMVDLLKNQNQPQNDVNISRFFKYI is encoded by the coding sequence ATGGAAGTAGATTTTTTACTTATTGGACAAGGTTTAGCAGGTACGATTTTGTCTTATCGACTGATCAAAGAAGGCTATTCTGTAAGGATAATCGATGAGCCTCAGGCAAATAATAGCAGCAGAGTTGCTGCAGGTTTGTATAACCCTGTAACAGGACGGAAAATGGTCAAAACATGGAATGCAGATTTGCTTTTTCCTGAAATCGAGCCGCTTTATGAAGAATTAGAGGGTTTCTTAGAGAGTAAGTTTTTATATAAAAAGCCTATTTACAGACCATTTTTAAATATTGAAGAGCAGAACGAATGGATGGGTAATAGTGAGGATGAAAAGTTTAGGGTTTATCTCAAGAAAATTCAAACAAATCCACTTTATGAAGAAGTAAAAAACGATTTTGGGGGAGTGATTTTAACAAATTCTGGTTATTTGGATATCAATACTTTGCTAGACAGTTATTCAAAATTCCTCAAACAGAAAAATGCTTTAGAGGAAGCATATTTCGATGAAAGTAAATTAATTATTGCTAATGAAAAAATTCAATACAATGACATTTCTGCTAAGGGTGTTATTTATTGTAATGGGTTGGGAACTATGAAGAGTAAATATTTTTCATTTTTACCTTTTTCACCTGTGAAAGGAGAAATATTGGATTTGAAGCAAGATTTTCAACCTGAAGAGATTATTAACCGGGGAGTTTTTAGAATTTCTTTACCAAATGGGCTAGTCCGCGTAGGATCAACATATTCTTGGCATGATTTGGATCAAGGACCAACAGAGAGGGCAAAAATTGAGCTTTACGAGCGATTAGAAAACCTTGTAAGAGTGAAGGAAAAAAAGCTAATCGATCACAAAACAGGGATTCGGCCAGCTACAAAAGATAGAAGGCCACTATTGGGAAAACATCCTGACCACGAAAGCGTTTATGTTTTTAATGGTTTTGGAGCTAAGGGCGTTTCTTTGGTTCCGTATTATAGTAAAATGATGGTGGATTTATTGAAAAATCAGAATCAACCCCAAAATGATGTTAACATAAGTCGTTTTTTTAAGTATATTTAA